A part of Amycolatopsis lurida genomic DNA contains:
- a CDS encoding bifunctional nuclease family protein — MSEMRVVGVRVELPANQPILLLRETEGERYLPIWIGSVEATAIALEQQGVRPARPLTHDLLKEVIGALGRELEQVVITDLKEGTFFAELVFDGNIRVSARPSDSVALALRVGVPIHAVDAVLEEAGLIIPDEQEDEVEKFREFLDSVSPEDFRGADT, encoded by the coding sequence ATGAGCGAGATGCGCGTCGTCGGCGTGCGGGTGGAGCTACCCGCGAATCAGCCGATCTTGTTGCTGCGGGAAACCGAAGGCGAGCGTTACCTGCCGATCTGGATCGGCTCGGTCGAGGCCACCGCCATCGCCTTGGAGCAGCAGGGAGTCCGCCCGGCCCGCCCGCTCACCCATGACCTGCTCAAGGAGGTCATCGGAGCGTTGGGTCGTGAGCTGGAACAGGTCGTCATCACCGATCTGAAGGAAGGCACGTTCTTCGCGGAACTGGTCTTCGACGGGAACATCCGGGTTTCGGCGCGGCCGAGCGATTCGGTGGCGCTGGCGCTGCGGGTGGGGGTGCCCATCCACGCCGTGGACGCGGTGCTGGAGGAGGCGGGCCTCATCATCCCCGACGAGCAGGAGGACGAGGTCGAGAAGTTCCGCGAGTTCCTCGACTCGGTCTCGCCGGAGGACTTCCGCGGCGCGGACACCTGA
- a CDS encoding MerR family transcriptional regulator: protein MTAAGRPDRDASQRDGLSIGAVLAQLRGDFPDVTISKIRFLEAEGLVQPGRTPSGYRQFAPADVERLRFVLSAQRDHYLPLKVIKEQLDAADQGAAPAEHSAAMPRLPRKLVSLDAPGENGGLPSPGDFETDREIRLTEEDLLRQAGIDAATLAELRQYGLVRPGAAGFFDPDAVLVAKTVKAMTEFGIEPRHLRAFRAAADREVGLLEQIVTPVYRHRDEDAQARGDEVVRELAALTVALHTLLVKAGIRAVTGG, encoded by the coding sequence GTGACGGCGGCCGGGCGGCCTGATCGGGATGCGTCGCAGCGCGATGGGTTGAGCATCGGGGCCGTGCTGGCACAGCTGCGCGGCGACTTTCCCGATGTCACCATCTCCAAGATCCGGTTCCTCGAGGCGGAGGGTCTGGTCCAGCCGGGCCGGACCCCGTCGGGGTACCGGCAGTTCGCTCCGGCGGACGTGGAGCGGTTGCGATTCGTCCTGTCCGCCCAGCGGGATCACTACCTTCCGCTGAAGGTCATCAAGGAACAGCTGGACGCGGCGGATCAGGGCGCCGCGCCCGCTGAGCACAGCGCGGCGATGCCCCGCCTGCCGCGGAAACTCGTGTCACTCGACGCCCCCGGGGAGAACGGCGGACTGCCGTCCCCGGGGGACTTCGAGACCGACCGCGAGATCAGGCTGACCGAGGAAGATCTCCTCCGCCAGGCCGGAATCGATGCCGCCACCCTGGCTGAGCTGCGGCAATACGGTCTTGTTCGCCCAGGCGCGGCGGGGTTCTTCGACCCGGACGCGGTCCTCGTCGCGAAGACCGTGAAGGCGATGACCGAATTCGGTATCGAGCCGAGACATCTGCGTGCCTTCCGGGCCGCGGCGGATCGCGAGGTCGGCCTGCTGGAGCAGATCGTGACCCCGGTGTATCGGCATCGTGACGAGGACGCCCAGGCGAGGGGCGACGAGGTCGTCCGGGAGCTGGCCGCCTTGACCGTGGCGTTGCACACGCTCTTGGTGAAGGCGGGAATACGGGCTGTCACAGGCGGTTGA
- the garA gene encoding glycogen accumulation regulator GarA, with amino-acid sequence MSTNDGPGVPPEQSPERTSVFRADFLADVEGTEAPPAAEAPVQGVDALPAGSALLVVKRGPNAGSRFLLDRDTTSAGRHPDSDIFLDDVTVSRRHAEFRREGGEFVVIDVGSLNGTYVNREPVDQAVLAGGDEVQIGKFRLVFLTGPGSGGQGAR; translated from the coding sequence GTGAGCACGAACGACGGGCCCGGCGTTCCCCCGGAGCAGTCTCCGGAGCGGACTTCTGTCTTCCGGGCCGACTTCCTGGCCGACGTCGAAGGCACTGAGGCTCCTCCGGCTGCCGAGGCCCCCGTCCAGGGTGTGGACGCGCTGCCCGCGGGTTCGGCGCTGCTGGTCGTCAAGCGGGGCCCGAACGCGGGTTCGCGCTTCCTGCTGGACCGCGACACCACCAGCGCGGGACGGCACCCGGACAGTGACATCTTCCTCGACGACGTCACGGTCTCCCGGCGGCACGCCGAGTTCCGCCGTGAGGGTGGCGAGTTCGTCGTCATCGACGTCGGCAGCCTCAACGGCACCTACGTCAACCGCGAGCCGGTCGACCAGGCCGTCCTCGCCGGTGGCGACGAGGTTCAGATCGGCAAGTTCCGCCTGGTCTTCCTGACCGGCCCGGGATCCGGGGGCCAGGGGGCACGGTGA
- the gcvH gene encoding glycine cleavage system protein GcvH, which yields MSTPEELRYTEEHEWVSVRDGGLVRVGITEYAQDQLGDVVFVELPEVGKQVGSGDAFGEVESTKSVSELFAPLDGEVVAVNDAVTESPELINSDPYGEGWLIELRLDDASSVEPLLEAEAYQALIKE from the coding sequence TTGTCCACTCCAGAAGAACTGCGGTACACCGAGGAGCACGAGTGGGTCTCCGTGCGCGATGGCGGGCTCGTGCGCGTGGGCATCACGGAGTACGCCCAGGATCAGCTCGGTGACGTGGTGTTCGTCGAACTTCCCGAGGTCGGCAAGCAGGTCGGCTCGGGCGACGCGTTCGGCGAGGTCGAGTCGACCAAGAGCGTTTCGGAGCTGTTCGCCCCGCTCGACGGCGAGGTGGTCGCGGTCAACGACGCGGTGACCGAGTCACCCGAGCTGATCAACAGCGACCCCTACGGCGAGGGCTGGCTGATCGAACTCCGTCTCGACGACGCGAGCTCGGTGGAACCCCTGCTGGAGGCCGAGGCGTACCAGGCCCTGATCAAGGAATAG
- a CDS encoding CDP-alcohol phosphatidyltransferase family protein: MSTPPEPSVTSEEASLLRQALNVPNMLSILRLAGVPVFLWLLLGPKEDGWALALLVFSALTDWLDGKLARWLNQMSRLGRLLDPAADRLYILATLIAFLIRDIIPWWLVVPLVVREAVLGVCVLLLRHRGFAPPEVTYIGKGATFVLMYAFPFLLLTQGGSDIAAIARPIGYAFTAWGAVLYVYSGVLYVVQTARALRTAGPGELREAAGA, translated from the coding sequence GTGAGTACGCCCCCCGAACCGAGCGTGACCAGCGAAGAAGCCTCCTTGCTGCGGCAGGCCCTGAACGTTCCCAACATGCTTTCGATCCTCCGGCTCGCCGGGGTGCCGGTCTTCCTGTGGCTGCTCCTCGGTCCGAAGGAGGACGGCTGGGCGCTCGCGCTGCTCGTGTTCAGCGCGCTCACCGACTGGCTCGACGGCAAACTCGCCCGCTGGCTCAACCAGATGTCCCGGCTAGGCCGGCTGCTCGACCCCGCCGCCGACCGGCTCTACATCCTCGCGACCCTCATCGCCTTCTTGATCCGCGACATCATCCCGTGGTGGCTGGTGGTCCCGCTGGTCGTCCGCGAGGCCGTTCTCGGGGTCTGCGTGCTGCTGCTGCGGCATCGCGGATTCGCCCCGCCGGAGGTCACCTACATCGGCAAGGGCGCCACCTTCGTCCTGATGTACGCCTTCCCGTTCTTGCTGCTCACCCAGGGCGGATCCGACATCGCCGCGATCGCCAGGCCGATCGGATACGCCTTCACGGCGTGGGGTGCGGTCCTGTACGTCTATTCAGGCGTGTTGTACGTCGTCCAGACGGCGCGGGCGCTGCGAACGGCCGGACCCGGCGAGTTGCGGGAGGCGGCGGGCGCGTGA
- a CDS encoding adenylate cyclase, which yields MLTREDAVTLIENTVDAAALFARHRYRELAAVLHPDRNPGDERAHRAAAILNRLHDDWKRARRQTVTTATSAYTLTSPHAVGSVATTYLTTGPYLVKLVREPALNPLIHAEWAALRTLDGFTERHRWLRPYYPRLLDTSGPVARGDRAFSVLDPLVDGFVTLADIGKAFPGGLDGRDYAWMHRRLLRAVAGAHRAGVVHGHLTADNVLVHPERHGIVVVGWSFAVEDGVLPLAADKSVQYPPEVHKGLPVTAATDVHMLHRMMLELLAPDETRQREFATWCTQEAPAQRPDAADLLDEYDALLDDLYGPRTFRPFTIPETGA from the coding sequence ATGCTCACCAGGGAAGACGCCGTGACGCTGATCGAGAACACGGTCGACGCGGCCGCTCTGTTCGCCCGCCATCGCTACCGCGAACTGGCGGCCGTGCTCCACCCCGACCGCAACCCCGGCGACGAGCGCGCCCACCGCGCCGCCGCGATCCTCAACCGCCTCCACGACGACTGGAAACGCGCCCGGCGCCAGACGGTCACCACGGCGACGTCCGCCTACACCCTCACCTCGCCGCACGCGGTGGGCAGCGTCGCGACGACCTACCTGACCACCGGGCCGTATCTGGTGAAACTCGTCCGCGAACCGGCGCTCAACCCGCTGATCCACGCGGAATGGGCGGCGCTGCGCACGCTCGACGGCTTCACCGAACGGCACCGGTGGCTGCGCCCCTACTACCCGCGACTGCTGGACACCTCGGGTCCGGTGGCCAGGGGTGACCGCGCGTTCAGCGTCCTCGATCCGCTCGTCGACGGGTTCGTCACCCTCGCCGATATCGGGAAGGCCTTTCCCGGCGGGCTCGACGGCCGCGACTACGCGTGGATGCACCGTCGCCTCCTGCGTGCCGTGGCGGGCGCGCATCGCGCGGGCGTCGTTCACGGGCACCTCACCGCGGACAACGTGCTCGTCCATCCGGAGCGGCACGGCATCGTCGTCGTCGGCTGGTCCTTCGCGGTCGAGGACGGTGTGCTCCCGCTGGCGGCGGACAAGTCCGTCCAGTACCCACCGGAAGTCCACAAAGGACTACCGGTGACCGCGGCGACCGACGTCCACATGCTTCACCGCATGATGCTGGAACTCCTGGCACCGGACGAAACCCGCCAACGTGAGTTCGCGACTTGGTGCACACAGGAGGCCCCGGCACAACGCCCCGACGCCGCCGATCTGCTCGACGAATACGACGCGCTGCTCGACGACCTCTACGGCCCCCGCACCTTCCGACCCTTCACCATCCCCGAGACAGGAGCCTGA
- a CDS encoding adenylosuccinate synthetase → MNLLDGHVVVVGLGFGDEGKGAVVDALCAARPTTAVVRFNGGAQAAHNVVVDGRHHTFSQFGAGTFAGVPTHLSRFVLVEPFALAAEARRLEAVGVRNPLALLSVDGRALLTTPFHIHANRAREEARGANRHGSCGKGIGETVWYSLLPGAAPGDVVESQEVIGTPGEAPTVADCARPSVLRRKLDALARFYAPLATPPHSVDELVALYRDFADAVRITDGDETGRLADSGRLVFEGAQGALLDQHHGFHPHTTWSTTTPHNARALLGARPHAVLGVTRTYLTRHGAGPLPTESAAVLARFPEAHNETGEFQGAWRAGHLDAALLEYAVAACDGVDALAVTHLDATGLKVVPADGSPAVDLPDPLAWFGERLPVAVAGYGPDRAGYRVTEARSTINA, encoded by the coding sequence ATGAATCTCCTGGACGGACACGTGGTGGTGGTCGGGCTCGGCTTCGGCGACGAAGGCAAGGGCGCGGTGGTCGACGCGCTCTGCGCCGCCCGGCCCACCACCGCCGTGGTCCGTTTCAACGGCGGCGCGCAGGCCGCGCACAACGTCGTCGTGGACGGGCGGCACCACACGTTCAGCCAGTTCGGGGCCGGCACGTTCGCCGGCGTGCCCACCCATCTGTCGCGATTCGTGCTGGTCGAGCCGTTCGCGCTGGCCGCCGAAGCTCGGCGGCTCGAAGCGGTCGGCGTCCGGAATCCGCTCGCGTTGCTGAGCGTGGACGGCCGGGCCCTGCTCACGACCCCGTTCCACATCCACGCCAACCGGGCACGGGAGGAAGCCCGGGGCGCGAACCGGCACGGCTCGTGCGGGAAGGGCATCGGCGAGACCGTCTGGTACTCGCTGTTGCCCGGGGCCGCGCCGGGTGACGTGGTGGAGAGCCAGGAGGTGATCGGGACGCCGGGGGAAGCGCCCACGGTCGCCGACTGTGCCCGGCCGTCGGTGTTGCGGCGCAAGCTGGACGCGCTCGCACGGTTCTACGCCCCCCTCGCCACGCCACCGCACAGTGTGGACGAACTGGTGGCGCTGTACCGCGATTTCGCGGACGCGGTGCGGATCACCGACGGGGACGAAACGGGGCGGCTGGCGGATTCCGGACGGCTGGTCTTCGAGGGAGCGCAGGGGGCTCTCCTCGACCAGCACCACGGATTCCATCCGCATACGACCTGGTCCACCACCACGCCGCACAACGCCCGCGCACTGCTGGGCGCGCGCCCGCACGCCGTCCTGGGTGTCACGCGGACGTATCTCACCCGGCATGGCGCGGGACCGCTGCCGACCGAGTCCGCCGCCGTGCTCGCCCGCTTTCCGGAGGCGCACAACGAAACCGGCGAATTCCAAGGCGCGTGGCGGGCGGGCCATCTCGACGCGGCCCTGCTGGAGTACGCGGTCGCGGCCTGCGACGGCGTGGACGCGCTCGCGGTGACCCATCTCGACGCGACCGGGCTGAAGGTCGTACCCGCGGACGGCTCCCCCGCCGTCGACCTGCCGGATCCGCTGGCGTGGTTCGGCGAGCGGCTGCCGGTGGCCGTCGCCGGGTACGGCCCGGACAGGGCCGGTTACCGGGTCACCGAGGCAAGGTCGACAATCAACGCGTGA
- a CDS encoding NUDIX domain-containing protein — MIESTPVSVDVLVVRFAPGTRKVLLGIAPRAAEPFAGELALPGVLLGLGERLREAAHRAVVGKLGLPSDALSATGQLATFDEPNRDPRGPTLSIALWATVDPALDEPGNVVWAPLDEVPPLAFDHDRIVADCRPMLAERLWRDVAFTAGLLGRIFTTAQALDVTEALTGDRPYPANLGRTMERVPGLRRTTEHAAALPKGGRPPSLWRWE; from the coding sequence GTGATCGAGTCGACGCCGGTGTCCGTTGACGTGCTCGTGGTGCGGTTCGCGCCCGGCACCAGGAAAGTGCTGCTGGGAATCGCGCCGCGAGCCGCCGAGCCCTTCGCGGGGGAACTCGCCTTGCCCGGGGTACTGCTCGGACTCGGGGAACGGCTGAGGGAGGCGGCGCACCGGGCGGTGGTCGGCAAACTCGGCCTGCCGTCAGACGCGCTTTCGGCGACGGGACAGCTCGCCACCTTCGACGAGCCGAACCGTGACCCCCGCGGTCCCACGCTCTCCATCGCCTTGTGGGCCACGGTGGATCCCGCCCTCGACGAGCCGGGGAACGTGGTGTGGGCTCCGCTGGACGAGGTCCCGCCGCTGGCGTTCGACCACGACCGGATCGTGGCGGACTGCCGTCCGATGCTGGCCGAACGGCTGTGGCGGGACGTCGCCTTCACCGCCGGGCTGCTGGGGCGGATCTTCACGACGGCACAGGCGCTGGACGTCACCGAAGCGCTGACCGGGGACCGCCCCTATCCGGCCAACCTCGGCCGGACCATGGAGCGGGTCCCCGGCTTGCGGCGCACCACCGAACACGCGGCCGCCCTCCCCAAGGGAGGACGGCCGCCGTCGTTGTGGCGCTGGGAGTGA
- a CDS encoding D-Ala-D-Ala carboxypeptidase family metallohydrolase — protein MRIRFLLPMLALVAGLGTAVATPAAADPGPVTAGEVSVADACYSWGRTLSEGASGEDVRQLQIRVAGYPGYGGVLAIDGQFGAGTKAAVTRFQQAYGLAADGIAGSATFTKLYALQDDDCTPINFTYAELNRCNSDWSGGNVSAATAKANALVSMWKLQAMRHAMGDRPIDVNGGFRSVACNNAVGGATNSRHLYGDAVDLGAGSQGFCGLAKQARNHGFSEILGPGYPGHNDHTHVAHRSTRFWSASSCGI, from the coding sequence ATGCGCATTCGTTTCCTCCTGCCGATGCTCGCCCTGGTGGCCGGGCTCGGTACCGCGGTGGCCACCCCGGCCGCCGCCGATCCAGGCCCGGTGACGGCGGGCGAAGTCTCCGTCGCCGACGCCTGTTACTCCTGGGGACGCACGTTGTCCGAGGGCGCGTCCGGTGAGGACGTCCGGCAACTGCAGATCCGGGTCGCCGGCTACCCCGGTTACGGGGGTGTGCTCGCCATCGACGGCCAGTTCGGCGCGGGCACCAAGGCCGCGGTCACCCGTTTCCAGCAGGCGTACGGCCTGGCCGCGGACGGCATCGCCGGATCGGCGACGTTCACGAAGCTCTACGCGTTGCAGGACGACGACTGCACGCCGATCAACTTCACCTACGCCGAACTGAACCGGTGCAACTCCGACTGGTCGGGCGGCAACGTCTCAGCGGCGACGGCGAAGGCCAACGCACTGGTCTCGATGTGGAAGCTGCAGGCGATGCGGCACGCCATGGGCGACCGGCCGATCGACGTCAACGGTGGTTTCCGCAGCGTCGCGTGCAACAACGCCGTCGGCGGGGCGACCAACAGCCGTCACCTCTACGGCGACGCGGTCGACCTCGGGGCGGGCTCGCAGGGCTTCTGCGGGCTGGCCAAGCAGGCCCGCAACCACGGGTTCAGTGAGATCCTCGGCCCGGGCTACCCCGGACACAACGACCACACGCATGTGGCGCACCGGTCCACCCGGTTCTGGTCGGCGTCCTCCTGCGGGATCTGA
- a CDS encoding AMP-binding protein: protein MSASEAYRTFREARDYLLAHREDYETAYRDFTWPRPAEFNWALDWFDVVAADPANQDRYALWIVEEDGIENRWTYPEMARRSDQVANWLRSLGVARGDRLILMLGNQGELWQTILAAIKLGAVIIPASTLLGPADLTDRVERGAAKHVVIRSVDAHKFENVEGDYTRIAVGEPVEGWRSFVDAYEEADTFTPDGPTAAGDPLLLYFTSGTTAKPKLVQHTQVSYPVGHLSTMYWIGLEPGDVHLNISSPGWAKHAWSNVFAPWNAEATVFLYNYARFDAVSLMAQMDRCGITSFCAPPTVWRMLIQADLTVLKTPPRKVVGAGEPLNPEVIDQVEKAWGVTIRDGFGQTESSVQIANTPGQDVVPGSMGRPMPGFTVALVDPVTGERAQEGEICLDLEKRPVGLMAGYADDEERSAAAFANGFYHTGDVGSIDERGYITYVGRTDDVFKASDYRISPFELESVLLEHEAVAEAAVVPAPDPIRLAVPKAYVVLTNGHEPTADTAVSILAFCREHLAPYKRIRRLEFTDLPKTISGKIRRVELRGRENEADGRPAGEFREEDFPQLKG, encoded by the coding sequence GTGAGCGCTTCGGAGGCATACCGCACGTTCCGCGAGGCACGGGACTACCTGTTAGCTCATCGCGAGGACTACGAAACCGCCTATCGCGACTTCACCTGGCCCCGGCCCGCCGAGTTCAACTGGGCGCTCGACTGGTTCGACGTCGTCGCAGCCGATCCGGCCAATCAGGACCGGTACGCGCTGTGGATCGTCGAAGAGGACGGCATCGAGAACCGCTGGACCTATCCGGAGATGGCGCGCCGGTCCGACCAGGTCGCGAACTGGCTGCGCTCACTCGGCGTGGCGAGGGGCGACCGGCTGATCCTGATGCTCGGCAACCAGGGCGAGCTGTGGCAGACGATCCTCGCCGCGATCAAACTGGGCGCCGTCATCATCCCGGCCTCGACCCTGCTCGGCCCGGCGGACCTCACCGACCGGGTCGAGCGGGGCGCGGCGAAGCACGTGGTGATCCGTTCCGTCGACGCGCACAAGTTCGAGAACGTCGAAGGTGACTACACGCGCATCGCCGTCGGTGAGCCCGTCGAGGGCTGGCGGTCCTTCGTGGACGCCTACGAGGAAGCGGACACCTTCACACCCGACGGCCCGACGGCGGCGGGCGACCCGCTCCTGCTGTACTTCACCTCGGGAACCACCGCGAAGCCGAAACTGGTGCAGCACACCCAGGTCTCGTACCCGGTCGGCCATCTGTCCACCATGTACTGGATCGGCCTCGAGCCCGGTGACGTCCACCTCAACATCTCGTCGCCCGGCTGGGCGAAACACGCGTGGAGCAACGTTTTCGCGCCGTGGAACGCCGAGGCGACCGTGTTCCTCTACAACTATGCGCGGTTCGACGCGGTTTCCTTGATGGCGCAGATGGACCGGTGCGGTATCACCAGCTTCTGCGCCCCGCCGACGGTGTGGCGGATGCTCATCCAAGCGGATCTGACCGTGCTGAAGACGCCGCCGCGCAAGGTGGTCGGCGCGGGCGAACCGCTCAACCCCGAAGTGATCGACCAGGTCGAAAAGGCTTGGGGCGTCACGATTCGCGACGGTTTCGGGCAGACGGAGAGCAGTGTCCAGATCGCCAACACGCCCGGGCAGGACGTCGTGCCGGGCTCGATGGGCCGCCCGATGCCGGGCTTCACCGTGGCGCTCGTGGACCCGGTCACCGGCGAACGGGCGCAGGAGGGCGAGATCTGCCTCGACCTCGAAAAGCGACCGGTCGGTCTGATGGCCGGGTACGCCGACGACGAGGAACGTTCCGCCGCGGCCTTCGCGAACGGCTTCTACCACACCGGGGACGTCGGATCGATCGACGAACGCGGCTACATCACCTACGTGGGCCGCACGGACGACGTCTTCAAGGCCTCGGACTACCGGATCTCGCCGTTCGAGCTGGAAAGTGTCCTGCTGGAACACGAAGCGGTCGCCGAAGCGGCCGTCGTCCCCGCGCCGGACCCGATCCGGCTCGCGGTGCCGAAGGCGTATGTCGTCCTGACGAACGGCCACGAACCGACGGCCGACACCGCGGTGTCCATCCTGGCTTTCTGCCGTGAACATCTGGCTCCGTACAAGCGAATCCGCCGGCTGGAGTTCACCGACCTGCCGAAGACGATCTCCGGCAAGATCCGGCGCGTCGAACTGCGCGGCCGCGAGAACGAGGCCGACGGGCGGCCGGCGGGGGAGTTCCGCGAGGAGGACTTCCCGCAGCTGAAGGGTTGA
- a CDS encoding crotonase/enoyl-CoA hydratase family protein: protein MTATADSLPDLVSLKVDIDGHVAEVTLLGPSKGNAMGPDFWRELPIVFRALDADPQVRAVVLTGSGKHFSYGLDLPAMMPGWGEMLGGDALAGPRTKFLDEVKTLQASVSSIAECRKPVIAAISGWCIGGGVDVIAAADIRLASADAKFSVREVKVAIVADLGSLQRLAPIIGEGHLRELALTGKDIDAARAEKIGLVNDVHADQDTLLAEARKLAAEIATNPPLVVQGTKNVLSANTERQVADGLRYVSAWNAAFLPSKDLGEAVQAFLERRAPEFKGE from the coding sequence ATGACCGCTACAGCTGACAGTCTTCCCGATCTCGTTTCGCTCAAGGTGGACATCGACGGGCACGTCGCCGAAGTGACGCTGCTCGGTCCGTCCAAGGGCAACGCGATGGGCCCCGATTTCTGGCGAGAGCTGCCGATCGTCTTCCGTGCGCTGGATGCGGACCCGCAGGTCAGGGCGGTCGTGCTGACCGGGAGCGGCAAGCACTTCTCTTACGGGCTCGACCTGCCCGCCATGATGCCCGGCTGGGGCGAAATGCTCGGCGGCGACGCGCTGGCCGGCCCGCGGACGAAGTTCCTCGACGAGGTCAAGACGCTCCAGGCGAGTGTGTCCTCGATCGCGGAATGCCGCAAACCGGTCATCGCGGCCATTTCCGGCTGGTGCATCGGCGGCGGTGTGGATGTGATCGCGGCCGCGGACATCCGCCTGGCGAGCGCCGACGCGAAGTTCAGCGTGCGTGAGGTCAAGGTCGCGATCGTGGCCGACCTCGGCAGCCTGCAGCGGCTCGCGCCGATCATCGGCGAGGGGCACCTGCGCGAACTGGCCCTGACCGGCAAGGACATCGACGCCGCCCGCGCGGAGAAGATCGGCCTGGTCAACGACGTCCACGCGGATCAGGACACCCTGCTGGCCGAAGCCCGCAAGCTGGCGGCCGAGATCGCCACGAACCCGCCGCTGGTCGTGCAGGGCACCAAGAACGTCCTGTCGGCCAACACCGAACGCCAGGTCGCGGACGGCCTGCGCTACGTCTCGGCCTGGAACGCGGCGTTCCTGCCCAGCAAGGACCTCGGCGAGGCCGTGCAGGCCTTCCTCGAGCGCCGCGCGCCCGAGTTCAAGGGAGAGTAG
- a CDS encoding alpha/beta fold hydrolase, producing the protein MSPASSATAVADLPAPSTARGRERSSRPIELSGSFTHEGHRLAYTEFGSGDRVVVLTHGIMLTRRMHAPLARRLARAGFRVVTLDLLGHGDSDRPTESWLYSMPAFAEQTVALLDHLEIDAAVVGGTSLGANVALEVGVAAPERALGLVVEMPVLDNAIVAGLITFAPLLMAARFLPVTVQGVALAAKLVPHGNQWVDVVTDTLSQEPAPMAALLHGVLFGRIAPPKSIRRKIETPALVIGHERDPIHPFGDADTLAADMPAAEFVQARSPVELRFDPTRLTEAIADFSARCHDR; encoded by the coding sequence ATGAGCCCGGCCAGCAGCGCCACCGCGGTCGCCGACCTGCCCGCTCCGAGCACCGCGCGCGGGCGCGAACGATCTTCCCGGCCGATCGAACTGTCGGGATCCTTCACCCATGAGGGTCACCGGCTCGCCTACACCGAGTTCGGCTCCGGTGACCGGGTGGTCGTCCTCACCCACGGCATCATGCTGACGAGGCGGATGCACGCCCCGCTCGCCCGCAGGCTGGCGCGCGCCGGTTTCCGGGTGGTGACCCTCGACCTGCTCGGGCACGGCGATTCGGACCGGCCGACCGAATCCTGGCTGTATTCGATGCCCGCGTTCGCCGAGCAGACCGTCGCGCTGCTCGACCACCTGGAGATCGACGCGGCCGTCGTCGGCGGGACGTCCCTGGGCGCCAACGTCGCGCTCGAAGTGGGCGTCGCCGCCCCCGAACGCGCGCTGGGCCTGGTCGTCGAGATGCCCGTGCTGGACAACGCGATCGTCGCGGGGCTGATCACGTTCGCGCCGCTGCTCATGGCCGCCCGGTTCCTGCCGGTGACCGTGCAGGGCGTGGCGCTGGCGGCAAAGCTCGTGCCGCACGGCAACCAGTGGGTCGACGTCGTCACCGACACGCTGTCCCAGGAGCCCGCGCCGATGGCCGCACTCCTGCACGGCGTGCTCTTCGGGCGGATCGCGCCGCCCAAGTCCATCCGGCGCAAGATCGAGACACCGGCGTTGGTCATCGGGCACGAGCGCGATCCGATCCACCCCTTCGGCGACGCCGACACGCTGGCCGCGGACATGCCGGCGGCGGAGTTCGTCCAGGCCCGCAGCCCGGTCGAGTTGCGCTTCGACCCGACCCGCCTGACCGAAGCCATCGCGGACTTCTCCGCGCGCTGTCATGACCGCTGA
- a CDS encoding GNAT family N-acetyltransferase gives MTADPAPVRDAEELRTGRLLLRRPGPADLDAIFALHTDPKACAHNPSDLVETRKEAELLLLRWSHQWNRYGFGYWTVRRHDSADPLGFCGVKIVGFRRRPVLNLFYRFFPSSWGAGYASEAATAAVDWARVHRPDDLVIARVRPENVASQRVALRAGLIRAEQFDSSGDDGTDWFYVSDPGYEG, from the coding sequence ATGACCGCTGACCCGGCGCCGGTCCGCGACGCGGAGGAACTGCGGACCGGGCGGCTGCTGCTGCGCCGCCCGGGCCCCGCAGACCTCGACGCGATCTTCGCGCTCCACACCGACCCCAAGGCCTGCGCGCACAACCCCTCGGACCTGGTGGAGACGCGTAAAGAGGCGGAGTTGCTACTGCTCCGCTGGTCGCACCAATGGAACCGGTACGGCTTCGGGTACTGGACGGTCCGGCGCCACGACTCGGCGGACCCGCTGGGATTCTGCGGGGTGAAGATCGTCGGCTTCCGGCGACGCCCGGTGCTGAACCTCTTCTATCGCTTCTTTCCCTCGTCCTGGGGCGCCGGATATGCCAGTGAGGCCGCCACCGCGGCGGTGGACTGGGCCCGCGTCCACCGGCCGGACGATCTCGTGATCGCCCGCGTCCGGCCGGAGAACGTCGCGTCGCAACGGGTCGCGCTGCGGGCAGGGCTGATCCGGGCGGAGCAGTTCGACTCCTCCGGAGACGACGGGACCGACTGGTTCTACGTCTCGGATCCCGGCTACGAGGGCTGA